The genomic window CGAGGCCGTAGCCGCCGCTCCTCACCAGGTGGTCCGCTGACTGGAAGTAGGCGATGGCGTCGTCGACGAGCTCCCGCGACAGCGGCGTGCTGGCATCCGCGCGGAGGAACTCGCCGCTCTTCCGGTCGACCTCGAAGACGTCCTCCTGTTGATGCAGGCCGAGGATGGCGATCCTGCCGTTGCGCATCAGGGCGATGTCGCCGTTGTGGACGAGCAGCGCGCGTCCATCCTCCGGTCGCGTGTGCAGCAGGTCGTGACCGAAGAAACGGGACGGGTAGGAGAGACCGAGGAGCGCGAGGATCGTCGGCGGGACGTCGAGCGACGAGGCCAGGGTGTCGATTCGGGCGCCTTCCGGCAGCAGGCCCGGCGCCACCATCAGGATCGGCACCTCGTAGCTCCCGAGCGGAATCGTCGCAGCGCCGTAGACGCGGGCGCCGTGGTCCCCCATGACCACGAAGAGAGTGTGGTCGTAGTAGGACTTCTCGCGCGCGGCGCGGAAGAAGCGCCCGATCGCCCAGTCGGCGTAGCGCACCACGTTCTGGCGACGCTTGAGCCCCGGCAGGGGCTCGATGGTGCCCGGAGGGTAGGCGTACGGCCGGTGGTTCGAAACCGAGAGGATCATGGTGAAGAAGGGCTTCCCGGTCTGCTCCATGGCGTCCATCTCGGTGAGCGCGCGGTCGAGAATCGCCTGGTCCGAAACCCCCCAGGCGGTGCGGAACTCGTCGGCGGGGAAGTCGCTCTGCTCGACGATGCGTTGGACGCCGTTGGCCGAGAGATAGGGGCCCATGCCGTCGAAGAGCGCCCGGCCGCCGTAGACGAAGAGCGTCTGGTAGCCGTTCTGGCCGAGCACGCCGGGCAGGGTGAAGAGATCCTCTGCGCCGCGGCGCGAGACGATCGGCGCCCCGGGAAGGGGCGGCAGCGAGGAGGTCGTGGCCTCGATCGCCCGGATCGTCCGGTTGCCGGTTGCGTAGGCCTGGGTGAAGAGCGTCCCTTCGCGGGCGAGGGCGTCGAATTCGGGGGTGAGGGAGAGATCGCCGTCTGGAAGCTGGCCGGGATGCAGCGCCCCGATGAACTCCGCGCCCAGGCTCTCCTCGAGCAGCAGGACCACGTTCCAGGGATGCTCCGGTGCGATCGTCTGGATGGCGCGGATGGCGCGGGCGCTCGAGTTCGGGGCGAGGGCGACCGGCGTCGAGGCCGCTTCGGCGAGCAGCACTTCCAGCCGCTCGTGCGTTCGGGTCTCGTCGCGGGTGGCGTAGAAGCCGTCGTACGGGGCGTCGAGGCCGAGGAGGGCCTCGCCGAAGGCGTAGGTGCCGTTCGAGGTCAGCTCGCGCACCAGACGGTCGGGCGAGTGCTCGACGAGGGGGCGAGGCGAGACCGAGAGCGCGAGTACGGCGAGGATGCCGGCGTGGGCGAGGAGCAGCGCGAACCTCTCCCGGAACGGTGTCGGACGCTCCCAGGCGCGTGCCAGGGGCCGGCGCAGGGCGAAGGTGAGGCCCAGGACGAGCGCCGCCAGGGCGGTGAGAATTCTCCCCGTGGGATAGCTCTGCCAGATGTTGGTGACCACCTCCGTCGGGTAGAGCAGATAGTCGACGGCGACGAAGTTGAACCGGCTGTCGAACTCCTCGAAGAAGAACCACTCCGCAACGGCACTGAACAGAGCGCCGAAGAGGGTGCAGGCGAGGCCTGCGGCGAGCGCCACCCTCTGCCAGCGCGCCTGCCACCAACGCTCGGGGAGGAGAGCGAGATAGAGCACCCAGGGCAGGAGGCACCAGGCGGCGACCCAGAGGTCGAGCAGGGCGCCGGCGGCGAAGATCCGGCCGAGGGTGGCGATCGAGTGCGGGAGCTCGCCGCGCCCGGCGACGACCAGGGCGAGGCGGGTGAGGGTGGCGAGAACGACGAAGAAGAGGCCCAGACCGACAGCGATGCGGAAGCGCGCCGGAAGGCCGGGGCGGGTGGAGCGGGTCAGGGGGAGGCGCGCGGAAGCGGCGGACGGGTGCATGAACCTCGAAGTCTGTGCCCCGGGCGTGAACCCCCCATGAACGGTTCCAGGGAGGGCCTGCGCCCCCTGGCGGAGGCTTGTCGCCTCGCCGAGTCCGTCCAGCGGTCGCCGGCCGGGGCTTTCGGGTTCAGGGCGCCTTGAGGCGCAGGGTGATCTCGCCGCCGTCGCCCGAGAGCAGGACCTTGTCCCGGTCGATGCGGTCGATGCGGCGGCCGACGACGAACTCCCCGACGCCGACCAGGCGACCGTTGAGATAGGCGAACGGCGCCGTCTCGGAGTAGACGATGCCTCCGAGCTCGAGCTTCGTGCCGTCGGGGAACTCGACGCTGCGCAGATAGTCGCCGGAGCCGTTGGACCTCGCCTTGGCCGGCGCGGTGATCTCCTGCGGCGCTGGCGGCTCGCTGACGCTCGGCGAGGGTGGTGGCGGTCGCTGCGTGGTTTTCGGTAAAGGGGGGGTGGTGAGGGGGGGCGCCGTTGGCTCGCTGGCATTCGGCATCGTTGGAGGCGCGGCTGAGGCGGGACTCGGCGGTGTCGGAGCCACTTTAAGGAGTGGATCCATCTGCGCGTTCGGGCGCGGCGTGGACTGCGGCCTGGCGAACGGATTCGATCCCACGCTGCGTCCCGGAGCTGGCGCTTGCTGGACGTCGGGAAACGCGGTCGGTACCGCGAGTCCCTCCGTCACCCCGGCCGTTCCATCCTTCGCCAGCGCGCGGGCGTCGGGCGTCGCAGCTGTTTTTTCCATTACTGGAGCTTCTTTTCTTTCTGTCGGCCGGAGGAGCAGCAGCGCGATCGCGATCGCGGCGGCGCCGCCGACGAGCGCGAGGGCCGCGACGAGAGCCCGGTTGCGCCCGCCGGTGTGGCGGGAGCGGTAGGGCTGCAGGGGGGATTCGAACGGTGCCGGCTGCCCCTTGGCGCGCGCGTCGCGCGCCGCGGCTTCGCGTTCGGCCTTCTTGAGCGCTTCGCTGACCAGACTCACGAGGGCTTGCCCTCGAGCTCGCGGATGGCGCGGCCGATGAGCCTCCCGGAGAGGTGGTCCAGTCCCTCGACGTAGCCGGCGAGGAGCGCGGTGTCGCAGACCGCGTTGATCAGCCGCGGCACCCCCCCGGAGTAGCGGTGGATGCGCGACATCGCCCAGCGGCTGAAGGTGGGCCGGCCGTTGCCGCCGGCAACCTGCAGGCGATAGTAGACGTAGAGCTCGGTCTCCTCGCGCGACAGCGAGTCGAGGTGGTAGCGCACCGTGATCCGCTGCCGGAGCTGGCGCAGGCGCGAGTCATCGAGCATCCGCTTGAGCTCGGGCTGGCCGATGAGCACGATCTGCAGGAGCTTCTGCCGGTCGGTTTCGAGGTTGGAGAGCAGGCGCACCTGTTCCAGCAGCTCCATCGAGAGATCCTGCGCCTCGTCGATGATCAGCACGACGTCCTCGCCTTTCGGCACCTGGGCGAGCAGGAACTCGTTGAGCATCTCGAGATAGGCGACGCGATCGGTTCTCCCCGGGACCTTGAGGCCGAGCTCGACGAGGATGGTGCGCAGCAGCTGGGTCGAGGACATCACCGGGTTGAGGATCAGCGCGGTGCGGAACGTCGGCCCCAGGCGCTCGAGGGCGGCGCGGCAGAGAGTGGTCTTGCCGGCGCCGACCTCGCCGGTGATCTGGACGAACCCCTTGCGCTCGCGGATGCCGTAGAGCAGGTGCTCGAGAGCCTCGCGATGCCGGGCGGAAAAGTAGAGGAAGCGCGGGTCGGGAGTGATGTTGAACGGTGCCTCCCGGAATCCGTAGTGCTCGAGGTACATGCCGCTGGCGAAGTTACCATGGACCTCGGGTACGATTCGGGCTGCCGGCGGCGCACGGGCCGGCGGGGAGGATCACTGCGGATGGCTGCGATGGCTGAGAAGGCTGCGATGGATCGTTCGAGCGCCTGGGGCATCGTCACGGAGCACGTCGCGGCGGCGGGATTGCGACGGCACATGCTCGCCGTCGAAGCCGTGATGCGCTTCTACGCCGCGAAGCTCGGCGAGGACCCCGACCTCTGGGGGCTCGCCGGCCTCCTCCACGATTACGACTGGGAGATCCACCCCACCCTCGACGCGCATCCGAAGGCGGGCATCCCTCTGCTCGCGGAGGCGGGAGCGCCGGAGGCGGTCCTGCAGGCGATTCTGGCGCACAACGAGGAGGGCACCGGAGTCGCGCGGCGGGCGCCGATCGATTTCGGCCTCCTGGCCTCGGACGAGGTCACAGGATTGGTGATCGCGGCCGCCCTGGTGCGGCCGTCGAAGGACGTCCGCGACGTCGAGCTCAAGTCGATCCAGAAGCGCTGGAAGGAGAAATCGTTCGCGGCCGGTGTCGACCGGCCCCATGTCGAGAGTGCCACCGCCGACTTCAGCGCCGCCTGCTTCGCCGGCGGCCTCGACCTCTGGCTGCACGTCGGCAACGTCCTCGCCGCAATGCAGGGGGAGGCGGCGGCTCTCGAGCTCGACGGACGGATGGCCAAGGGGGCGTGATGGCCCGATTCGGCCGTTCGATGCTGGCGCACTTCGCGCTCGACCCCGCCGTCACGTACCTGAACCACGGCACCGTCGGGGCGCCGCCGCGGCGCGTGCTGGCGGCGCAGCAGGCGATCCGCGACGAGATCGAGCTCCAGCCGTCGCGCTACCTGCTGCGCGAGCTTTCGGAGATCTGCGTCGGAGTGCCGCGCGCCGAGCCACCGCGCCTGCGCACCGCGGCGGCGGAGGTGGCGGCCTTCTTCGGCGCGCGCGGCGAGGATCTGGTCTTCGTGGACAACGCGACCACCGGTGCCAACGCCGTTCTGCGCTCCGTGGCGCTCGCGCCCGGAGACGAGATTCTGGTGACCTCGCTCGGCTACGGCGGGGTCACCAATGCGGCGCGCTACGTCGCGCGCGAGCGCGGGGCCACGGTTCGCGAGGTGGCGATTCCGGCATCGACGGAGCGGCCGGAGGAGGTCGTCGAGGCGATCGACGCCGCGCTCGGCGCGCAGACCCGCCTCGTCGTCGTCGACCACATCGCCTCCGACAGCGCGCTTCTCCTGCCGGTCGCGGAGGTGGCGGCGCGTTGCCGGGCGCGTGACGTGCCGGTTCTGGTGGACGGTGCTCACGCGCCGGGGTCGGTTCCCCTCGACCTGCCGTCGATCGGCGCCGACTGGTACGTGGGCAATCTCCACAAGTGGGCCTGGGCACCGCGCAGCACGGCCATCCTCTGGGCGCGCCCGGAGCGCCAGGCGATGCTCCATCCGCCGGTCATCTCCTGGGGGCTCGACCAGGGCTTCACGACCGAGTTCGACCTCGTCGGCACGCGCGATCCGTCGCCGTGGCTCGCGGCGCCGGCGGCGCTCGAGCTCCTGGCCGAGTTCGGGGCCGAAGAGGTCCGGGCCTACAACCACGACCTCGCCTTCCAGGCCGGCGAGCGGCTGGCGAAGCGCTGGGGGACCGAGTTCCGGACGCCGCGCTCGATGGTCGCCTCCATGGTCTCGGTGCCGTTGCCGGAGCGCTGCGGCGGCACGTCCGCGGAGGCCGGGGAACTGCGCGACCGCCTGCTGTTCGAAGACGGCATCGAGCTCCACATCGCGGCGCGGGAAGGGCGGCTCGCCGCCCGGGTCGCGATCCAGATCTACAACGACCTCGCCGACGTCGATCGCCTAGGCGAAGCCATTGCCAGACGCTGAGGCGATCGCCCGACGCTGAAGCGCCAGAGAGGAATCCGTTCCATGCCGAGACTTCTGCTGCTCTCCAACTCGACGAATCACGGCGAGCGCTACCTCGCGCATGCTGCCGACGAGATGCTCGACCTCCTCGGAAACTCTCCGCGGGTCCTCTTCGTGCCGTTCGCGCTGCACGACCGCGCCGCCTATACCGCCAAGTTCCGCACCCGGCTGGAGGAGCTCGGCCGCGAGGTGGACGAGCTCGCGGCCGACGCCACCGGGCGGCGGCAGATCGAAACCGCCGAAGCCGTCTTCGTCGGCGGCGGCAACACCTTCCGCCTGTTGAAGACGCTGCAGGAGGCGGGGCTCCTCCCTCCGCTCGCGCTGCGGGCGCGCGACGGGATGCCCTATCTCGGCGCCTCGGCCGGCATCAACCTCGCCGGCCCGACGATCCGCACCACCAACGACATGCCGATCGTCGAGCCGCACGGCTTCGACGCTCTGGGGCTGGTGCCGTTCCAGATCAATCCGCACTACCTCGACGCCGATCCC from Thermoanaerobaculia bacterium includes these protein-coding regions:
- a CDS encoding aminotransferase class V-fold PLP-dependent enzyme, which gives rise to MARFGRSMLAHFALDPAVTYLNHGTVGAPPRRVLAAQQAIRDEIELQPSRYLLRELSEICVGVPRAEPPRLRTAAAEVAAFFGARGEDLVFVDNATTGANAVLRSVALAPGDEILVTSLGYGGVTNAARYVARERGATVREVAIPASTERPEEVVEAIDAALGAQTRLVVVDHIASDSALLLPVAEVAARCRARDVPVLVDGAHAPGSVPLDLPSIGADWYVGNLHKWAWAPRSTAILWARPERQAMLHPPVISWGLDQGFTTEFDLVGTRDPSPWLAAPAALELLAEFGAEEVRAYNHDLAFQAGERLAKRWGTEFRTPRSMVASMVSVPLPERCGGTSAEAGELRDRLLFEDGIELHIAAREGRLAARVAIQIYNDLADVDRLGEAIARR
- a CDS encoding AAA family ATPase — protein: MYLEHYGFREAPFNITPDPRFLYFSARHREALEHLLYGIRERKGFVQITGEVGAGKTTLCRAALERLGPTFRTALILNPVMSSTQLLRTILVELGLKVPGRTDRVAYLEMLNEFLLAQVPKGEDVVLIIDEAQDLSMELLEQVRLLSNLETDRQKLLQIVLIGQPELKRMLDDSRLRQLRQRITVRYHLDSLSREETELYVYYRLQVAGGNGRPTFSRWAMSRIHRYSGGVPRLINAVCDTALLAGYVEGLDHLSGRLIGRAIRELEGKPS
- the pepE gene encoding dipeptidase PepE: MPRLLLLSNSTNHGERYLAHAADEMLDLLGNSPRVLFVPFALHDRAAYTAKFRTRLEELGREVDELAADATGRRQIETAEAVFVGGGNTFRLLKTLQEAGLLPPLALRARDGMPYLGASAGINLAGPTIRTTNDMPIVEPHGFDALGLVPFQINPHYLDADPGSTHMGETRAERIAEFHEENATVVVGLRERAWIRVEGSRAWLGGERGACIFRRGSAPEERATGAALDDLLI
- a CDS encoding sulfatase-like hydrolase/transferase; this translates as MHPSAASARLPLTRSTRPGLPARFRIAVGLGLFFVVLATLTRLALVVAGRGELPHSIATLGRIFAAGALLDLWVAAWCLLPWVLYLALLPERWWQARWQRVALAAGLACTLFGALFSAVAEWFFFEEFDSRFNFVAVDYLLYPTEVVTNIWQSYPTGRILTALAALVLGLTFALRRPLARAWERPTPFRERFALLLAHAGILAVLALSVSPRPLVEHSPDRLVRELTSNGTYAFGEALLGLDAPYDGFYATRDETRTHERLEVLLAEAASTPVALAPNSSARAIRAIQTIAPEHPWNVVLLLEESLGAEFIGALHPGQLPDGDLSLTPEFDALAREGTLFTQAYATGNRTIRAIEATTSSLPPLPGAPIVSRRGAEDLFTLPGVLGQNGYQTLFVYGGRALFDGMGPYLSANGVQRIVEQSDFPADEFRTAWGVSDQAILDRALTEMDAMEQTGKPFFTMILSVSNHRPYAYPPGTIEPLPGLKRRQNVVRYADWAIGRFFRAAREKSYYDHTLFVVMGDHGARVYGAATIPLGSYEVPILMVAPGLLPEGARIDTLASSLDVPPTILALLGLSYPSRFFGHDLLHTRPEDGRALLVHNGDIALMRNGRIAILGLHQQEDVFEVDRKSGEFLRADASTPLSRELVDDAIAYFQSADHLVRSGGYGL
- a CDS encoding HD domain-containing protein, with product MDRSSAWGIVTEHVAAAGLRRHMLAVEAVMRFYAAKLGEDPDLWGLAGLLHDYDWEIHPTLDAHPKAGIPLLAEAGAPEAVLQAILAHNEEGTGVARRAPIDFGLLASDEVTGLVIAAALVRPSKDVRDVELKSIQKRWKEKSFAAGVDRPHVESATADFSAACFAGGLDLWLHVGNVLAAMQGEAAALELDGRMAKGA